AAGTCGCATGGAATACGGACAGTTTTGCCCGGTTGCCAAGGCGACCGAGGTTCTCGGGGAGAAGTGGACCATCCTGGTGATTCGCGAGCTGTTGATGGGCGCCACCCGGTTCAACACCTTGCAGCGGGGCCTGAGCATGATCTCCCCCACCATCCTCACCAAGCGCCTGAATGCATTGACGGAACAGGGCCTGGTCCTGAAGAAGAAGATTCCGGGGCAAAAAGGCTACGAGTATTTCCCCACGGAATCCTGCAAGGAGCTGCTGCCGATCATCAAGGGACTCGGCGACTGGGGCATGAAATGGACAACGGGCAACCTGGTCGATTCGGACTATGACGTGGAATTGCTCATGCTGTACCTGGAGCGCAGCATCCAGGTGGACAAGCTGGTGGGCAATGAAACGGTGATCCGGTTCAAGTTCACCGACCTTGATAAGGCCCCGGACTGGTGGATCGTCGCCGATAACAGCAAGGTGGACGTGTGCACCAACGATCCGTGCAAGGACGTGGACGTCTACTTCACCTCGACCGTGCGCGCGTTCGTCGATGTCTGGATGGGCCTGGTCCCGTACAGGAAGGCGGTGCGCGAGAGCCAGATCAAGGTCATCGGCCCGAACGCCATGACCAACAACATCTTCACCTGGATGAACATGAGCATGTTCGCAGACCTGCCCCCGGCCGCGGATATCTGATTGTCTGGGTGGCCAAATGGAGATGAGTGCAACAACCCTCATCCGGCGACCTCCAAAGGAGATCTACGAATTTCTTAAGGAC
This Acidiferrobacteraceae bacterium DNA region includes the following protein-coding sequences:
- a CDS encoding helix-turn-helix domain-containing protein — encoded protein: MEYGQFCPVAKATEVLGEKWTILVIRELLMGATRFNTLQRGLSMISPTILTKRLNALTEQGLVLKKKIPGQKGYEYFPTESCKELLPIIKGLGDWGMKWTTGNLVDSDYDVELLMLYLERSIQVDKLVGNETVIRFKFTDLDKAPDWWIVADNSKVDVCTNDPCKDVDVYFTSTVRAFVDVWMGLVPYRKAVRESQIKVIGPNAMTNNIFTWMNMSMFADLPPAADI